In a single window of the Carassius carassius chromosome 26, fCarCar2.1, whole genome shotgun sequence genome:
- the mical3b gene encoding protein-methionine sulfoxide oxidase mical3b isoform X10 — MWVGQSESCQAHALFDAFVQAATCRETLRAFQELCKELKLHPGGQPQFYHTLRSRLHDWKAKALWAKLDKRASQKEYMRGHACTSTTCLIIGAGPCGLRTAIELRFLGARVVLVEKRDAFSRNNVLHLWPFTIQDLRGLGAKKFYGKFCAGAIDHISIRQLQLMLLKVALLLGVEVHVNVEFKHLVEPPEDQEKRVGWRAEVHPNSHPVNQLEFDVVIGADGRRNTLPGFRRKEFRGKLAIAITANFINRNTTAEAKVEEISGVAFIFNQRFFQDLRQATGIDLENIVYYKDDTHYFVMTAKKQSLLDKGVILRDYADTEMLLSRNNVDQNALLSYAHEAADFSTNHQLPTLDFAINHYGQADVAMFDFTCMYASENAAMVRQRRGHPLLVALVGDSLLEPFWPMGTGIARGFLAATDTAWMVRSWGQGNTPSEVLAERESVYRLLPQTTPENISKNYNQYSVDPATRYPNINMQLISAAQVRHLIDTGEGPVLNLDAVSSPHPRLTRQESMARYSKLLSWCQEQTHGYMNVCVTDFTTSWRSGLALCALIHRFRPDLIDFASLEESEPELNGQLGLDMAELEFGICPIMTGKEMSALEESDSLCMVMYLSQLYELLKDTAPASGNLSSEGKAGPFSSPKSPISLLSKLGQSLSRKRNPKDKKEKEADSVGNGKRRRTSQTGQSEEDDVPHDSKENKTSGVTPGSEPKVAEGHSMVRSMTTLLLAKFEENTPLASASTIRRQGFQKEFPVNMGSSDVCYFCGRRVYVMERLSAEGKFFHRSCFQCDHCSTTLRLSNYAYDQLHGRFYCKHHFSYRMTSVDQRKRPAPPVAPRSTQALPAPSSASTSLSSLGSVGTTTPPDSWSSSAQPDIVSSLAKRLCGTPERIELENYKPCPKQQDSPLLEVPEETLAQHNLSASLQEKNTEEQSSSSESDLEEEVVWKEEGPNIRTNEEREFDLEEELKEEEGGENQEKQEEEEEEEEEEEAEDEEEEEEGEVSEEEQYEGVSSDEGEYCPWERERLSGVWLEEEEAGFVKESYEGYSDDKDIDTSSVRESNPCDQQEQDKSVSLHQSSTESPPSLKSPESGPTPTPELSTNPEKSPVKRSEVVEEFWLRSAEIRKSLGLTPLSRECDPKHTAAQTSNIKESFYTSVAYVTSCNSNSAKQTPRNCDSSTQTPSQSTFLPEPSHTMDGDAGITLEEPIGRSSVIHRLSITVEGCVMGDKQDFDLSSTSFGNESILNPDTGLPTPPYSPSSSPLVNKQCRGLHQSEPILDREVMVFSSTRATPIPQRDGFKPELNQAWSLPPDEIEILCGDEAEGASRLPERSGVTKTVGQTDNCRLDHRRTLPDRLVAPLLAGGPEVRLRRSETKLWGTDNDLEEKEKRRSSLFLPRKSRKSMNAAAEAQQKPGKHKSLWKTVFSKYKKDKKRKEATMVAETLPAATNTETKRKVSGINRTSDLCFRKNPSFSEDTDLSCHALLERCPLRAQLWEELSNIKSDLLKETIYEEVHEGDELLYVPHALAFKRAYAVKKHSVLPELPTKAATPVSSCPSEVVGVWVVFPDPSSISFCTTLFQRAETEEELNAKLTRRVQRAARRQAKQEELRRLHRAQLIQRQLEQVEVKQRQLEEKGVAVEKALRGEAGMGKKDDPSLMHQWFKLVQEKNALVRYESELMIFARELELEDRQSRLQQELRERMAVDDDLKGEDELAEERRILSEMLDVVEQRDALVALLEEQRVREKEEDGDLEAVMLSKGFSLHWD, encoded by the exons ATGTGGGTCGGCCAGTCTGAGTCGTGCCAGGCACATGCGCTGTTCGATGCCTTCGTGCAGGCCGCCACGTGCAGGGAGACCCTCAGGGCCTTCCAGGAGCTGTGTAAAGAGCTGAAGCTGCATCCAGGCGGTCAGCCGCAGTTCTACCACACTCTGAGGAGCAGACTGCACGACTGGAAGGCCAAAGCACTATGGGCCAAACTGGATAAAAGAGCCAGCCAGAAAGAGTACATGAGAGGCCATGCTTGCACCAGCACCACG tgtctgatcatAGGTGCAGGTCCGTGTGGATTGCGGACGGCTATAGAGCTGCGATTTCTTGGTGCCAGGGTGGTTCTGGTGGAAAAGCGAGATGCTTTCTCACGGAACAATGTTCTTCATCTTTGGCCCTTCACCATCCAGGACCTCCGTGGTTTGGGGGCCAAAAAGTTCTACGGGAAGTTCTGTGCTGGAGCCATAGACCATATTA GTATTCGTCAGCTGCAGCTGATGCTTTTGAAGGTGGCCTTGTTATTAGGAGTTGAGGTTCATGTGAATGTGGAGTTCAAACATCTAGTGGAACCTCCAGAGGACCAGGAGAAAC GTGTTGGTTGGCGAGCAGAGGTCCATCCCAACTCACATCCAGTCAATCAGCTGGAGTTTGATGTGGTTATTGGGGCAGATGGTAGAAGAAACACTTTACCAG GGTTTCGCAGGAAAGAGTTTCGGGGGAAACTGGCCATTGCCATCACGGCAAATTTCATCAATCGCAACACCACTGCCGAAGCTAAAGTGGAGGAGATCAGCGGTGTCGCCTTCATCTTCAACCAGAGGTTTTTCCAGGATCTCCGGCAGGCTACCG GAATTGATCTGGAGAATATAGTATATTACAAAGACGACACTCACTACTTTGTAATGACCGCCAAAAAGCAAAGTCTTCTGGACAAAGGAGTCATTCTGCGC GATTACGCTGACACTGAAATGCTGCTGTCCAGGAATAATGTGGACCAGAATGCACTGCTCTCGTATGCTCACGAAGCTGCTGATTTCTCCACCAATCATCAGCTCCCTACGCTGGATTTTGCCATCAACCACTATGGGCAGGCAGATGTGGCCATGTTTGACTTTACCTGCATGTATGCCTCTGAGAACGCAGCGATGGTGCGTCAGCGCAGGGGACACCCTCTGCTGGTCGCTCTGGTGGGGGATAGTTTACTAGAG CCATTCTGGCCAATGGGAACAGGCATTGCTCGGGGCTTCCTGGCAGCTACGGACACGGCCTGGATGGTTCGCAGCTGGGGTCAAGGCAACACCCCTTCAGAGGTTCTGGCTGAGAG AGAGAGTGTGTATCGGTTGCTTCCTCAGACAACACCAGAAAACATCAGTAAAAACTACAACCAGTACAGCGTGGATCCTGCTACCCGCTATCCCAACATCAACATGCAGCTCATCAGCGCTGCTCAG gTGCGTCATCTCATAGACACAGGTGAGGGTCCGGTTTTAAATCTTGATGCGGTCAGCTCTCCACACCCAAGACTCACACGGCAAG agTCAATGGCTCGTTACAGTAAGCTTCTGAGCTGGTGTCAGGAGCAGACGCATGGTTACATGAACGTATGTGTGACAGACTTCACAACTTCCTGGAGGAGTGGCCTGGCCTTGTGCGCTCTCATACACAGATTCAGACCTGACCTCAT TGATTTTGCATCTCTGGAGGAGAGTGAACCGGAGCTCAATGGTCAGCTGGGTTTGGACATGGCGGAGCTGGAATTTGGTATTTGTCCTATTATGACCGGCAAGGAGATGAGCGCACTGGAAGAGAGTGACTCTCTCTGCATGGTCATGTACCTCAGCCAACTTTACGAGCTCCTCAAAGACACAGCGCCAGCTAGTG GAAACCTGAGCTCAGAAGGGAAAGCAGGTCCGTTCTCCAGCCCAAAGTCACCGATCTCACTGCTCAGCAAACTGGGACAGAGTCTGTCCCGCAAACGCAATCCCAag GATAAGAAAGAGAAGGAAGCAGATAGTGTTGGAAATGGAAAGAGGAGGAGAACAAGCCAGACTGGCCAGTCAGAAGAG GATGATGTTCCTCATGATagcaaagaaaataaaacttCAGGAGTAACTCCTGGGTCAGAACCGAAGGTCGCTGAGGGTCACAGCATGGTTCGGTCCATGACGACGCTACTGCTGGCTAAATTTGAGGAAAACACACCACTGGCCTCAGCCAGTACAATTCGCAGACAG GGTTTTCAAAAGGAGTTTCCTGTGAATATGGGCAGCAGTGATGTGTGTTATTTCTGCGGCCGTCGCGTTTATGTCATGGAAAGGCTGAGCGCGGAGGGAAAGTTCTTCCATAGGAGCTGCTTCCAGTGTGATCACTGCAGCACCACGTTACGCTTGTCCAACTACGCTTACGACCAGCTAcatg GAAGGTTTTACTGTAAGCACCACTTCAGCTACAGAATGACTAGCGTGGATCAGAGAAAGAGACCAGCCCCACCTGTGGCCCCTCGATCTACTCAG GCTCTCCCTGCTCCTTCCTCGGCTTCTACGTCTTTGTCCTCTCTAGGGTCAGTGGGCACAACCACCCCACCAGACTCTTGGTCCTCCAGCGCCCAACCAGACATAGTATCCAGCCTGGCCAAGAGACTGTGTGGTACCCCAGAACGCATTGAGCTGGAGAACTACAAACCCTGCCCAAAACAACAGGACAGCCCACTGCTGGAGGTCCCAGAGGAGACGCTTGCACAGCACAACCTCAGTGCAAGCCTGCAGGAGAAAAACACAGAGGAGCAGTCCAG tagctctgaGTCAGACCTAGAGGAGGAGGTTGTCTGGAAGGAGGAGGGGCCAAACATCAGGACCAATGAAGAGAGAGAGTTTGACCTGGAGGAGGAGCTAAAAGaggaagagggaggagagaacCAGGAAAaacaagaggaggaggaggaggaggaggaggaggaggaggccgaggatgaggaggaggaggaagaaggagaagTTTCCGAAGAAGAACAATACGAGGGAGTTTCTAGTGATG agGGTGAGTACTGCCCTTGGGAGAGGGAACGGCTCTCAGGGGTGTGGCTTGAGGAAGAGGAGGCGGGGTTTGTTAAAG AGTCTTATGAAGGATACAGTGATGACAAAGATATAGACACCAGTTCAGTCAGAGAGTCCAATCCATGTGACCAACAGGAACAAGACAAATCTGTTTCATTGCACCAGTCTTCTACAGAGTCCCCGCCCTCCTTGAAATCACCAGAATCAGGTCCCACACCCACACCTGAGCTGTCAACGAATCCAGAGAAATCACCTGTCAAGAGGTCAGAGGTTGTAGAAGAGTTCTGGCTGAGGAGTGCCGAGATCAGGAAGAGTTTAGGCCTGACTCCTCTGTCTAGAGAATGCGACCCCAAACATACAGCAGCCCAAACATCTAACATTAAAGAAAGCTTCTACACCTCAGTCGCCTACGTAACGTCCTGCAATAGCAATTCTGCCAAACAAACACCAAGAAACTGTGACTCCAGCACACAAACTCCATCTCAAAGTACATTCCTGCCTGAACCATCTCACACTATGGATGGCGATGCAGGCATCACATTAGAAGAGCCGATAGGTCGCTCTTCTGTAATTCACAGACTAAGCATCACTGTAGAAGGTTGTGTGATGGGGGACAAGCAAGATTTCGATCTCAGTTCCACCTCATTTGGAAATGAAAGCATTTTAAATCCAGACACAGGTCTTCCTACTCCTCCGTACAGCCCATCTAGTTCCCCTCTTGTCAACAAACAATGTCGCGGCCTTCACCAATCTGAACCGATACTGGACCGAGAGGTTATGGTCTTCTCATCAACCCGTGCTACTCCTATTCCACAGCGGGATGGTTTTAAACCCGAACTCAATCAAGCTTGGAGTCTTCCTCCGGATGAAATTGAGATCCTGTGCGGAGACGAGGCGGAAGGGGCTTCCAGACTGCCGGAAAGATCTGGTGTCACGAAGACCGTAGGCCAGACGGACAACTGTAGGCTGGATCACAGGAGGACGCTTCCAGACCGGTTGGTTGCCCCACTGCTGGCAGGGGGACCGGAGGTCAGGCTTCGAAGGTCAGAGACGAAGCTGTGGGGGACGGACAATGACTTGGAGGAGAAGGAGAAAAGGCGCAGCTCGTTGTTCTTGCCCCGTAAAAGCAGGAAGAGTATGAATGCAGCGGCTGAGGCCCAGCAGAAGCCAGGAAAGCACAAGTCCCTCTGGAAGACTGTTTTCTCAAAGTATAAGAAGGACAAAAAGAGGAAGGAGGCTACGATGGTGGCAGAAACTCTACCTGCCGCAACTAACACCGAGACCAAGCGGAAAGTGTCAGGAATTAACAGAACATCAg ACCTGTGTTTCCGGAAAAATCCGAGTTTCTCTGAAGACACAGACTTGTCTTGCCATGCTCTTCTAGAAAGATGTCCACTCAGAGCTCAG CTGTGGGAAGAACTATCTAATATCAAGTCAGACCTTCTGAAAGAAACAATATACGAGGAGGTACATGAAGGGGATGAG TTGCTTTACGTGCCTCATGCATTGGCATTCAAGAGGGCTTATGCTGTTAAG AAACACAGCGTTTTGCCAGAGCTGCCAACCAAGGCGGCCACCCCAGTGTCGTCATGTCCGTCAGAGGTGGTAGGTGTTTGGGTGGTGTTCCCGGACCCTTCCAGCATAAGTTTCTGTACCACACTGTTTCAGAGAGCAGAAAcggaggaggaactcaacgccaAGCTGACACGGCGAGTGCAGAGAGCAGCGCGCAGACAGGCAAAGCAGGAGGAGCTGCGGAGGCTGCACAGGGCACAG TTAATCCAGCGTCAGTTGGAGCAAGTGGAGGTCAAGCAGAGGCAGCTGGAGGAGAAGGGTGTAGCTGTGGAGAAAGCACTCAGAGGCGAAGCAG GAATGGGAAAGAAAGATGACCCTAGTTTAATGCACCAGTGGTTTAAGCTGGTGCAGGAGAAGAATGCCCTCGTGCGCTATGAATCTGAGCTCATGATATT TGCACGTGAGCTGGAGCTGGAGGACAGGCAGAGTCGACTACAGCAAGAGCTGAGAGAGCGCATGGCGGTGGACG acgATCTGAAGGGGGAGGATGAGCTGGCGGAGGAGAGGCGTATATTGAGCGAGATGCTGGATGTGGTGGAGCAGAGAGATGCATTGGTGGCCTTGCTGGAGGAGCAGCgagtgagagaaaaagaggaggACGGTGACCTGGAGGCCGTCATGCTTTCTAAGGGTTTCAGTCTGCACTGGGACTGA
- the mical3b gene encoding protein-methionine sulfoxide oxidase mical3b isoform X5, producing MWVGQSESCQAHALFDAFVQAATCRETLRAFQELCKELKLHPGGQPQFYHTLRSRLHDWKAKALWAKLDKRASQKEYMRGHACTSTTCLIIGAGPCGLRTAIELRFLGARVVLVEKRDAFSRNNVLHLWPFTIQDLRGLGAKKFYGKFCAGAIDHISIRQLQLMLLKVALLLGVEVHVNVEFKHLVEPPEDQEKRVGWRAEVHPNSHPVNQLEFDVVIGADGRRNTLPGFRRKEFRGKLAIAITANFINRNTTAEAKVEEISGVAFIFNQRFFQDLRQATGIDLENIVYYKDDTHYFVMTAKKQSLLDKGVILRDYADTEMLLSRNNVDQNALLSYAHEAADFSTNHQLPTLDFAINHYGQADVAMFDFTCMYASENAAMVRQRRGHPLLVALVGDSLLEPFWPMGTGIARGFLAATDTAWMVRSWGQGNTPSEVLAERESVYRLLPQTTPENISKNYNQYSVDPATRYPNINMQLISAAQVRHLIDTGEGPVLNLDAVSSPHPRLTRQESMARYSKLLSWCQEQTHGYMNVCVTDFTTSWRSGLALCALIHRFRPDLIDFASLEESEPELNGQLGLDMAELEFGICPIMTGKEMSALEESDSLCMVMYLSQLYELLKDTAPASGNLSSEGKAGPFSSPKSPISLLSKLGQSLSRKRNPKDKKEKEADSVGNGKRRRTSQTGQSEEDDVPHDSKENKTSGVTPGSEPKVAEGHSMVRSMTTLLLAKFEENTPLASASTIRRQSYIQMYTGGVSSLAQQIANQIQSQQDQSPKLLHRRELGFQKEFPVNMGSSDVCYFCGRRVYVMERLSAEGKFFHRSCFQCDHCSTTLRLSNYAYDQLHGRFYCKHHFSYRMTSVDQRKRPAPPVAPRSTQALPAPSSASTSLSSLGSVGTTTPPDSWSSSAQPDIVSSLAKRLCGTPERIELENYKPCPKQQDSPLLEVPEETLAQHNLSASLQEKNTEEQSSSSESDLEEEVVWKEEGPNIRTNEEREFDLEEELKEEEGGENQEKQEEEEEEEEEEEAEDEEEEEEGEVSEEEQYEGVSSDEGEYCPWERERLSGVWLEEEEAGFVKESYEGYSDDKDIDTSSVRESNPCDQQEQDKSVSLHQSSTESPPSLKSPESGPTPTPELSTNPEKSPVKRSEVVEEFWLRSAEIRKSLGLTPLSRECDPKHTAAQTSNIKESFYTSVAYVTSCNSNSAKQTPRNCDSSTQTPSQSTFLPEPSHTMDGDAGITLEEPIGRSSVIHRLSITVEGCVMGDKQDFDLSSTSFGNESILNPDTGLPTPPYSPSSSPLVNKQCRGLHQSEPILDREVMVFSSTRATPIPQRDGFKPELNQAWSLPPDEIEILCGDEAEGASRLPERSGVTKTVGQTDNCRLDHRRTLPDRLVAPLLAGGPEVRLRRSETKLWGTDNDLEEKEKRRSSLFLPRKSRKSMNAAAEAQQKPGKHKSLWKTVFSKYKKDKKRKEATMVAETLPAATNTETKRKVSGINRTSDLCFRKNPSFSEDTDLSCHALLERCPLRAQLWEELSNIKSDLLKETIYEEVHEGDELLYVPHALAFKRAYAVKKHSVLPELPTKAATPVSSCPSEVVGVWVVFPDPSSISFCTTLFQRAETEEELNAKLTRRVQRAARRQAKQEELRRLHRAQLIQRQLEQVEVKQRQLEEKGVAVEKALRGEAGMGKKDDPSLMHQWFKLVQEKNALVRYESELMIFARELELEDRQSRLQQELRERMAVDDDLKGEDELAEERRILSEMLDVVEQRDALVALLEEQRVREKEEDGDLEAVMLSKGFSLHWD from the exons ATGTGGGTCGGCCAGTCTGAGTCGTGCCAGGCACATGCGCTGTTCGATGCCTTCGTGCAGGCCGCCACGTGCAGGGAGACCCTCAGGGCCTTCCAGGAGCTGTGTAAAGAGCTGAAGCTGCATCCAGGCGGTCAGCCGCAGTTCTACCACACTCTGAGGAGCAGACTGCACGACTGGAAGGCCAAAGCACTATGGGCCAAACTGGATAAAAGAGCCAGCCAGAAAGAGTACATGAGAGGCCATGCTTGCACCAGCACCACG tgtctgatcatAGGTGCAGGTCCGTGTGGATTGCGGACGGCTATAGAGCTGCGATTTCTTGGTGCCAGGGTGGTTCTGGTGGAAAAGCGAGATGCTTTCTCACGGAACAATGTTCTTCATCTTTGGCCCTTCACCATCCAGGACCTCCGTGGTTTGGGGGCCAAAAAGTTCTACGGGAAGTTCTGTGCTGGAGCCATAGACCATATTA GTATTCGTCAGCTGCAGCTGATGCTTTTGAAGGTGGCCTTGTTATTAGGAGTTGAGGTTCATGTGAATGTGGAGTTCAAACATCTAGTGGAACCTCCAGAGGACCAGGAGAAAC GTGTTGGTTGGCGAGCAGAGGTCCATCCCAACTCACATCCAGTCAATCAGCTGGAGTTTGATGTGGTTATTGGGGCAGATGGTAGAAGAAACACTTTACCAG GGTTTCGCAGGAAAGAGTTTCGGGGGAAACTGGCCATTGCCATCACGGCAAATTTCATCAATCGCAACACCACTGCCGAAGCTAAAGTGGAGGAGATCAGCGGTGTCGCCTTCATCTTCAACCAGAGGTTTTTCCAGGATCTCCGGCAGGCTACCG GAATTGATCTGGAGAATATAGTATATTACAAAGACGACACTCACTACTTTGTAATGACCGCCAAAAAGCAAAGTCTTCTGGACAAAGGAGTCATTCTGCGC GATTACGCTGACACTGAAATGCTGCTGTCCAGGAATAATGTGGACCAGAATGCACTGCTCTCGTATGCTCACGAAGCTGCTGATTTCTCCACCAATCATCAGCTCCCTACGCTGGATTTTGCCATCAACCACTATGGGCAGGCAGATGTGGCCATGTTTGACTTTACCTGCATGTATGCCTCTGAGAACGCAGCGATGGTGCGTCAGCGCAGGGGACACCCTCTGCTGGTCGCTCTGGTGGGGGATAGTTTACTAGAG CCATTCTGGCCAATGGGAACAGGCATTGCTCGGGGCTTCCTGGCAGCTACGGACACGGCCTGGATGGTTCGCAGCTGGGGTCAAGGCAACACCCCTTCAGAGGTTCTGGCTGAGAG AGAGAGTGTGTATCGGTTGCTTCCTCAGACAACACCAGAAAACATCAGTAAAAACTACAACCAGTACAGCGTGGATCCTGCTACCCGCTATCCCAACATCAACATGCAGCTCATCAGCGCTGCTCAG gTGCGTCATCTCATAGACACAGGTGAGGGTCCGGTTTTAAATCTTGATGCGGTCAGCTCTCCACACCCAAGACTCACACGGCAAG agTCAATGGCTCGTTACAGTAAGCTTCTGAGCTGGTGTCAGGAGCAGACGCATGGTTACATGAACGTATGTGTGACAGACTTCACAACTTCCTGGAGGAGTGGCCTGGCCTTGTGCGCTCTCATACACAGATTCAGACCTGACCTCAT TGATTTTGCATCTCTGGAGGAGAGTGAACCGGAGCTCAATGGTCAGCTGGGTTTGGACATGGCGGAGCTGGAATTTGGTATTTGTCCTATTATGACCGGCAAGGAGATGAGCGCACTGGAAGAGAGTGACTCTCTCTGCATGGTCATGTACCTCAGCCAACTTTACGAGCTCCTCAAAGACACAGCGCCAGCTAGTG GAAACCTGAGCTCAGAAGGGAAAGCAGGTCCGTTCTCCAGCCCAAAGTCACCGATCTCACTGCTCAGCAAACTGGGACAGAGTCTGTCCCGCAAACGCAATCCCAag GATAAGAAAGAGAAGGAAGCAGATAGTGTTGGAAATGGAAAGAGGAGGAGAACAAGCCAGACTGGCCAGTCAGAAGAG GATGATGTTCCTCATGATagcaaagaaaataaaacttCAGGAGTAACTCCTGGGTCAGAACCGAAGGTCGCTGAGGGTCACAGCATGGTTCGGTCCATGACGACGCTACTGCTGGCTAAATTTGAGGAAAACACACCACTGGCCTCAGCCAGTACAATTCGCAGACAG AGCTACATTCAGATGTATACGGGCGGAGTGAGCTCATTGGCTCAGCAGATAGCCAATCAGATTCAGAGTCAGCAGGATCAATCTCCCAAGCTCCTTCACAGGAGGGAGTTG GGTTTTCAAAAGGAGTTTCCTGTGAATATGGGCAGCAGTGATGTGTGTTATTTCTGCGGCCGTCGCGTTTATGTCATGGAAAGGCTGAGCGCGGAGGGAAAGTTCTTCCATAGGAGCTGCTTCCAGTGTGATCACTGCAGCACCACGTTACGCTTGTCCAACTACGCTTACGACCAGCTAcatg GAAGGTTTTACTGTAAGCACCACTTCAGCTACAGAATGACTAGCGTGGATCAGAGAAAGAGACCAGCCCCACCTGTGGCCCCTCGATCTACTCAG GCTCTCCCTGCTCCTTCCTCGGCTTCTACGTCTTTGTCCTCTCTAGGGTCAGTGGGCACAACCACCCCACCAGACTCTTGGTCCTCCAGCGCCCAACCAGACATAGTATCCAGCCTGGCCAAGAGACTGTGTGGTACCCCAGAACGCATTGAGCTGGAGAACTACAAACCCTGCCCAAAACAACAGGACAGCCCACTGCTGGAGGTCCCAGAGGAGACGCTTGCACAGCACAACCTCAGTGCAAGCCTGCAGGAGAAAAACACAGAGGAGCAGTCCAG tagctctgaGTCAGACCTAGAGGAGGAGGTTGTCTGGAAGGAGGAGGGGCCAAACATCAGGACCAATGAAGAGAGAGAGTTTGACCTGGAGGAGGAGCTAAAAGaggaagagggaggagagaacCAGGAAAaacaagaggaggaggaggaggaggaggaggaggaggaggccgaggatgaggaggaggaggaagaaggagaagTTTCCGAAGAAGAACAATACGAGGGAGTTTCTAGTGATG agGGTGAGTACTGCCCTTGGGAGAGGGAACGGCTCTCAGGGGTGTGGCTTGAGGAAGAGGAGGCGGGGTTTGTTAAAG AGTCTTATGAAGGATACAGTGATGACAAAGATATAGACACCAGTTCAGTCAGAGAGTCCAATCCATGTGACCAACAGGAACAAGACAAATCTGTTTCATTGCACCAGTCTTCTACAGAGTCCCCGCCCTCCTTGAAATCACCAGAATCAGGTCCCACACCCACACCTGAGCTGTCAACGAATCCAGAGAAATCACCTGTCAAGAGGTCAGAGGTTGTAGAAGAGTTCTGGCTGAGGAGTGCCGAGATCAGGAAGAGTTTAGGCCTGACTCCTCTGTCTAGAGAATGCGACCCCAAACATACAGCAGCCCAAACATCTAACATTAAAGAAAGCTTCTACACCTCAGTCGCCTACGTAACGTCCTGCAATAGCAATTCTGCCAAACAAACACCAAGAAACTGTGACTCCAGCACACAAACTCCATCTCAAAGTACATTCCTGCCTGAACCATCTCACACTATGGATGGCGATGCAGGCATCACATTAGAAGAGCCGATAGGTCGCTCTTCTGTAATTCACAGACTAAGCATCACTGTAGAAGGTTGTGTGATGGGGGACAAGCAAGATTTCGATCTCAGTTCCACCTCATTTGGAAATGAAAGCATTTTAAATCCAGACACAGGTCTTCCTACTCCTCCGTACAGCCCATCTAGTTCCCCTCTTGTCAACAAACAATGTCGCGGCCTTCACCAATCTGAACCGATACTGGACCGAGAGGTTATGGTCTTCTCATCAACCCGTGCTACTCCTATTCCACAGCGGGATGGTTTTAAACCCGAACTCAATCAAGCTTGGAGTCTTCCTCCGGATGAAATTGAGATCCTGTGCGGAGACGAGGCGGAAGGGGCTTCCAGACTGCCGGAAAGATCTGGTGTCACGAAGACCGTAGGCCAGACGGACAACTGTAGGCTGGATCACAGGAGGACGCTTCCAGACCGGTTGGTTGCCCCACTGCTGGCAGGGGGACCGGAGGTCAGGCTTCGAAGGTCAGAGACGAAGCTGTGGGGGACGGACAATGACTTGGAGGAGAAGGAGAAAAGGCGCAGCTCGTTGTTCTTGCCCCGTAAAAGCAGGAAGAGTATGAATGCAGCGGCTGAGGCCCAGCAGAAGCCAGGAAAGCACAAGTCCCTCTGGAAGACTGTTTTCTCAAAGTATAAGAAGGACAAAAAGAGGAAGGAGGCTACGATGGTGGCAGAAACTCTACCTGCCGCAACTAACACCGAGACCAAGCGGAAAGTGTCAGGAATTAACAGAACATCAg ACCTGTGTTTCCGGAAAAATCCGAGTTTCTCTGAAGACACAGACTTGTCTTGCCATGCTCTTCTAGAAAGATGTCCACTCAGAGCTCAG CTGTGGGAAGAACTATCTAATATCAAGTCAGACCTTCTGAAAGAAACAATATACGAGGAGGTACATGAAGGGGATGAG TTGCTTTACGTGCCTCATGCATTGGCATTCAAGAGGGCTTATGCTGTTAAG AAACACAGCGTTTTGCCAGAGCTGCCAACCAAGGCGGCCACCCCAGTGTCGTCATGTCCGTCAGAGGTGGTAGGTGTTTGGGTGGTGTTCCCGGACCCTTCCAGCATAAGTTTCTGTACCACACTGTTTCAGAGAGCAGAAAcggaggaggaactcaacgccaAGCTGACACGGCGAGTGCAGAGAGCAGCGCGCAGACAGGCAAAGCAGGAGGAGCTGCGGAGGCTGCACAGGGCACAG TTAATCCAGCGTCAGTTGGAGCAAGTGGAGGTCAAGCAGAGGCAGCTGGAGGAGAAGGGTGTAGCTGTGGAGAAAGCACTCAGAGGCGAAGCAG GAATGGGAAAGAAAGATGACCCTAGTTTAATGCACCAGTGGTTTAAGCTGGTGCAGGAGAAGAATGCCCTCGTGCGCTATGAATCTGAGCTCATGATATT TGCACGTGAGCTGGAGCTGGAGGACAGGCAGAGTCGACTACAGCAAGAGCTGAGAGAGCGCATGGCGGTGGACG acgATCTGAAGGGGGAGGATGAGCTGGCGGAGGAGAGGCGTATATTGAGCGAGATGCTGGATGTGGTGGAGCAGAGAGATGCATTGGTGGCCTTGCTGGAGGAGCAGCgagtgagagaaaaagaggaggACGGTGACCTGGAGGCCGTCATGCTTTCTAAGGGTTTCAGTCTGCACTGGGACTGA